From one Acipenser ruthenus chromosome 21, fAciRut3.2 maternal haplotype, whole genome shotgun sequence genomic stretch:
- the LOC117427774 gene encoding membrane progestin receptor gamma-B-like isoform X2 translates to MLSLKLPRLFTINQVPKVYHEDSIIFGYRHPRSSAKDCIISVFQLTNETLNIWTHFLPTWYFLWNLLAVLYTLDVWNDAFSWPLIVFLVSCCIYPFTSSCAHTFSTMSPRARHVCFFFDYGALSLYSLGSAISYSAYVIPDQWINSTFHRCYVPIAVFNTIVCTGLACFSRFPELERPKLSKALRTLAFAYPYMFDNIPLFYRIFLCSGEGCTDNETNALHYRHTALAFLTCFLFTTHLPERLAPGSFDFFGHSHQLFHVCAVIGTHFQMKAIMMDKTLRRGWLMSHAPATTFTGTIAAVLACVTFNLCMILAFSLAACWKPDSSKKLRQEYATTTLYNQKAL, encoded by the exons ATGCTGAGCCTGAAGCTTCCCCGGCTCTTCACTATCAATCAGGTGCCAAAA GTGTATCATGAAGACAGCATTATCTTTGGGTATCGTCACCCAAGGAGCTCAGCCAAAGACTGCATCATCAGTGTCTTCCAGCTGACCAATGAAACACTGAATATCTGGACACACTTCCTGCCTACCTG GTACTTCCTGTGGAATCTGCTGGCCGTGTTGTACACGCTGGACGTGTGGAACGATGCCTTCTCCTGGCCGCTGATTGTGTTCCTGGTCTCCTGCTGCATCTACCCCTTCACCTCCAGCTGTGCGCACACCTTCAGCACCATGTCTCCTCGAGCCAGGCACGTCTGCTTCTTCTTCGACTACGGAGCGCTCAGCCTCTACAGTTTAG GTTCTGCCATTTCCTACTCTGCGTACGTTATCCCAGATCAATGGATAAACAGCACCTTCCACCGTTGCTACGTGCCGATCGCAGTGTTTAACACCATCGTTTGCACCGGACTCGCCTGCTTCTCCAG GTTTCCAGAACTGGAAAGACCAAAGCTGAGTAAAGCCCTTCGCACACTGGCCTTCGCATACCCCTACATGTTCGACAACATTCCGTTGTTCTACAGG ATATTCCTGTGCTCCGGAGAGGGCTGCACTGACAACGAGACGAACGCCCTGcactacagacacacagcccTCGCCTTCCTCACCTGCTTCCTCTTCACAACGCATCTCCCTGAGAGACTCGCGCCCGGGAGTTTCGACTTCTTCG gGCACAGTCACCAGCTTTTCCATGTCTGTGCAGTTATTGGCACGCATTTCCAGATGAAGGCGATAATGATGGACAAGACGCTACGACGTGGCTGGCTCATGAGTCACGCTCCCGCCACCACTTTCACAGGCACTATAGCTGCTGTTCTAGCCTGTGTCACATTCAACCTCTGCATGATCCTCGCGTTCTCCTTGGCCGCATGCTGGAAACCAGACTCCTCCAAGAAACTGAGACAAGAATATGCCACTACCACACTATATAATCAGAAAGCTTTATGA
- the LOC117427774 gene encoding membrane progestin receptor gamma-B-like isoform X1, translating into MLSLKLPRLFTINQVPKVYHEDSIIFGYRHPRSSAKDCIISVFQLTNETLNIWTHFLPTWYFLWNLLAVLYTLDVWNDAFSWPLIVFLVSCCIYPFTSSCAHTFSTMSPRARHVCFFFDYGALSLYSLGSAISYSAYVIPDQWINSTFHRCYVPIAVFNTIVCTGLACFSRLGIPFVHYNHDVIERFPELERPKLSKALRTLAFAYPYMFDNIPLFYRIFLCSGEGCTDNETNALHYRHTALAFLTCFLFTTHLPERLAPGSFDFFGHSHQLFHVCAVIGTHFQMKAIMMDKTLRRGWLMSHAPATTFTGTIAAVLACVTFNLCMILAFSLAACWKPDSSKKLRQEYATTTLYNQKAL; encoded by the exons ATGCTGAGCCTGAAGCTTCCCCGGCTCTTCACTATCAATCAGGTGCCAAAA GTGTATCATGAAGACAGCATTATCTTTGGGTATCGTCACCCAAGGAGCTCAGCCAAAGACTGCATCATCAGTGTCTTCCAGCTGACCAATGAAACACTGAATATCTGGACACACTTCCTGCCTACCTG GTACTTCCTGTGGAATCTGCTGGCCGTGTTGTACACGCTGGACGTGTGGAACGATGCCTTCTCCTGGCCGCTGATTGTGTTCCTGGTCTCCTGCTGCATCTACCCCTTCACCTCCAGCTGTGCGCACACCTTCAGCACCATGTCTCCTCGAGCCAGGCACGTCTGCTTCTTCTTCGACTACGGAGCGCTCAGCCTCTACAGTTTAG GTTCTGCCATTTCCTACTCTGCGTACGTTATCCCAGATCAATGGATAAACAGCACCTTCCACCGTTGCTACGTGCCGATCGCAGTGTTTAACACCATCGTTTGCACCGGACTCGCCTGCTTCTCCAG GCTTGGTATACCTTTTGTCCATTATAACCATGACGTCATagaaag GTTTCCAGAACTGGAAAGACCAAAGCTGAGTAAAGCCCTTCGCACACTGGCCTTCGCATACCCCTACATGTTCGACAACATTCCGTTGTTCTACAGG ATATTCCTGTGCTCCGGAGAGGGCTGCACTGACAACGAGACGAACGCCCTGcactacagacacacagcccTCGCCTTCCTCACCTGCTTCCTCTTCACAACGCATCTCCCTGAGAGACTCGCGCCCGGGAGTTTCGACTTCTTCG gGCACAGTCACCAGCTTTTCCATGTCTGTGCAGTTATTGGCACGCATTTCCAGATGAAGGCGATAATGATGGACAAGACGCTACGACGTGGCTGGCTCATGAGTCACGCTCCCGCCACCACTTTCACAGGCACTATAGCTGCTGTTCTAGCCTGTGTCACATTCAACCTCTGCATGATCCTCGCGTTCTCCTTGGCCGCATGCTGGAAACCAGACTCCTCCAAGAAACTGAGACAAGAATATGCCACTACCACACTATATAATCAGAAAGCTTTATGA